One window from the genome of Rhinolophus ferrumequinum isolate MPI-CBG mRhiFer1 chromosome 10, mRhiFer1_v1.p, whole genome shotgun sequence encodes:
- the PDE6H gene encoding retinal cone rhodopsin-sensitive cGMP 3',5'-cyclic phosphodiesterase subunit gamma — protein sequence MSENTTLVPPASNQGPTTLYKGPPKFKQRQTRQFKSKPPKKGVKGFGDDIPGMEGLGTDITVICPWEAFSHLELHELAQFGII from the exons ATGAGTGAAAATACTACTTTGGTTCCTCCAGCTTCAAACCAGGGTCCCACCACACTATACAAAGGGCCCCCCAAATTCAAGCAGAGGCAGACTCGCCAATTTAAGAGCAAGCCTCCCAAGAAAGGTGTGAAAGG gTTTGGAGATGACATTCCAGGCATGGAGGGGCTAGGAACAG ATATCACGGTGATTTGCCCCTGGGAGGCATTCAGCCACCTGGAATTGCATGAGCTCGCTCAGTTTGGGATCATTTGA